One genomic region from Bufo bufo chromosome 3, aBufBuf1.1, whole genome shotgun sequence encodes:
- the LOC120993954 gene encoding poly(U)-specific endoribonuclease-D-like — MGGSEGQQVFSATNAEIESLAEQLYSSDANKAVSGDITLNLQYKAASTQTSSGTDFSSQKLFGYVNEAKLFARPTFSRFISLLDNYVKTTGTAETVTSGETSEQTAFVDELFRTTIFSRLSTFLISKGYYTSTDSFKADFKEMWFGLYTRTKGPLDSSGFEHYLGEIHGGKISGFHSWVQFYLLEKTGELNYLSYSADGPWTSFPDVYGFQYKLSTYLKTLGSMFIGSSPEFEFAAFTLCYITRPDSLCSLRAGGNTLKIQTYTWANSSYGNGKRYVASSYPVV; from the exons ATGGGCGGGAGCGAGG gGCAACAGGTATTTTCTGCCACTAATGCTGAGATTGAAAGTCTGGCCGAACAGTTATATTCCTCAGATGCAAACAAAGCTGTAAGTGGTGACATAACTCTGAACCTGCAGTATAAGGCAGccagcacccagaccagctccggAACCGACTTTAGCAGCCAAAA gcTTTTCGGCTATGTGAATGAGGCAAAACTGTTTGCCCGTCCAACCTTTTCTCGTTTCATTTCTCTGCTTGATAATTATGTGAAAACCACAGGGACAGCAGAGACAGTGACCAGCGGTGAGACCTCAGAACAGACTGCCTTTGTAGATGAGCTCTTCAGGACCACAATCTTCAGTAGACTGTCCACCTTCTTAATTTCCAAAG GGTATTACACTTCTACTGACAGCTTTAAGGCTGACTTCAAGGAGATGTGGTTTGGACTATACACTCGCACCAAAGGACCTCTGGATTCATCAGGCTTTGAACATTATCTTG GTGAAATCCACGGTGGAAAGATATCTGGATTCCATAGCTGGGTCCAGTTCTACCTGCTAGAAAAAACTGGAGAGCTCAATTATCTGAGTTACAGTGCAGATGGTCCA tgGACAAGTTTTCCTGATGTATATGGATTCCAGTACAAGTTGTCCACCTACCTGAAAACTTTGGGATCAATGTTTATTGGATCTAGCCCTGAGTTTGAATTTGCAGCGTTCACTTTATGTTATATTACACGCCCCGATAGTCT GTGCTCCCTCCGTGCTGGTGGAAATACCCTCAAAATACAAACATACACATGGGCCAACTCATCATATGGAAATGGCAAGAGATATGTAGCATCTTCTTACCCAGTCGTTTAG